In Chitinophaga nivalis, a single genomic region encodes these proteins:
- a CDS encoding SRPBCC domain-containing protein → MVNQDFTTTYLVDQTPEEVFHAINNVRGWWSENIEGGTTQLHDEFTYAYQDVHICTMKLVEVVPYEKVVWEVLKNYFNFTKHANEWTGDKVSFEIFRQDDKTGIRFTHWGLVPEYECYEACFNGWSKYINNSLRNLIVTGKGEPNPKEVA, encoded by the coding sequence ATGGTTAATCAGGATTTTACGACTACTTATCTGGTAGATCAAACCCCAGAAGAGGTATTTCATGCCATCAACAATGTACGTGGATGGTGGTCTGAAAACATTGAAGGAGGCACCACGCAGCTACATGACGAGTTTACCTATGCTTACCAGGATGTGCATATTTGCACGATGAAATTAGTCGAAGTGGTACCTTATGAAAAAGTCGTATGGGAGGTGCTTAAAAACTACTTTAATTTTACCAAACACGCAAACGAGTGGACGGGAGATAAGGTGAGTTTTGAGATCTTCCGGCAGGACGATAAAACGGGTATCCGCTTTACGCATTGGGGATTAGTACCTGAATACGAATGTTATGAAGCCTGTTTTAACGGGTGGAGTAAGTATATCAATAATAGTCTTCGTAACCTCATTGTTACCGGCAAAGGCGAGCCTAATCCGAAAGAAGTCGCGTAA
- a CDS encoding T9SS type A sorting domain-containing protein: protein MIRFIRHFPFLLLFIIPLLTQSQHKISTFAAPVETQGFTEAAIAKEDQGFIYLAGQISDSTTGNKLPIPVILKMDAGGNTRWSYSINKETDGERRNAGNDGDRVNEYAQSRIKSLIIDSSYVFAALYNYYGDRGEFYEIRCLNKNTGDLVWRIKTDAEIKALNTTGGDYFIYSTSDYYGNYYILLDRHTGRQIQVQTHPVMARYEFDTDGSTYLIKGDTIARYSTPLLDHKVWEVKIATAYGTITSISLQPDGKLYFFGHNETRGFFGQVSKADGSTFWKQTPTALTDVFINSFKFVHDKLYVSGIHKYFGSVFSAFSIVAADAASGQVLIDKTYTGKGASPYFGINSVDADVYGNVYASGYENANDSRTGSWAVLKLSPNGSFIYHKLVENGEPKAYGAQGLLTRVINNQVVHIGNLSMNGRIRTLLIATDTSATFQPRLQQLPVATIQYGSAVKVIRNFSANAYAILKQTGNHATLEYINTDNKNFSWSRKIDGGAYVKADRMAITADKQIVILTQKHKASSALQDYRQQPDSAYITQFDSIGTVTKDYSYYIGDRKDFKSIQLYTSPDTNTVVVFSQVDFYKSPLSTHFFNPARASERMGGDWQYIASPWVPLPGNQQVLFPMSRDSSGMMRTTRGSDYYPASSSYRTYVFNENNQAGIKAVQWHKTSSNYAAHNLAVCDSNSILSLGKDAQQRAVIKRYNYRKQVFEWEDIQPKGSTIEQALVSDGKVYWAGKRDRSLIIRKLDSQTGNGIWEKEAATTGANQYYVPLDQAYNPIRQQYVVTGYIADTSVLLAKQKPFYVIIDSAGTVVQNWTSPADYRQFNQLNSVAITAAGQTIIGGSLYKDPNGLAGILIEADKPILPPTEQVVTPCESTSFTLDAGTDGTAYQWQADNGSGYVNLTNNATVNGVNNRILHIVRTPASWNGTRFRCLVNNNSDIIFRLAVSVSTPASVHITASDTLIKAGNPVTFTATPSNATNCTYQWMINNTAAGNGQPVFTLSPDKDITVLVKMTGEHTCTGSLIAANSNTIRVSVQPAAAPDPATPVAYPNPVSNTVMLDLRPEDKWESLEIMDLQGNRQLLLPDISNRLKVSIPVPTLNAGIYIIKLQSGNGYHKSSRFIKQ from the coding sequence ATGATAAGATTTATACGCCATTTTCCTTTTCTCTTATTGTTTATCATTCCTTTATTGACCCAGAGCCAGCACAAAATCAGCACTTTTGCTGCACCTGTTGAAACACAAGGATTCACCGAAGCTGCGATAGCAAAGGAAGATCAAGGATTTATTTATCTGGCAGGCCAGATAAGCGACAGCACCACAGGCAACAAACTCCCGATACCTGTCATCCTCAAAATGGATGCAGGTGGCAATACCCGATGGAGTTACAGCATCAACAAAGAAACAGATGGAGAAAGACGGAATGCGGGTAATGATGGTGACCGTGTAAACGAATATGCCCAAAGCCGCATCAAATCCCTTATCATCGACAGCAGCTACGTTTTTGCCGCGCTATACAACTATTATGGCGACCGGGGTGAATTCTATGAGATCCGCTGTCTGAATAAAAACACAGGTGATCTTGTCTGGAGGATAAAAACCGACGCTGAGATAAAGGCGCTGAATACTACCGGTGGAGATTACTTTATCTATAGTACCAGCGATTACTACGGGAATTATTACATCCTCCTGGACCGCCATACAGGACGACAAATACAGGTGCAAACACATCCCGTAATGGCCCGCTATGAGTTTGATACAGACGGTAGTACCTACCTGATCAAAGGAGATACAATCGCCCGGTATAGCACGCCATTACTCGATCATAAAGTATGGGAAGTAAAAATAGCCACTGCATATGGTACCATCACCTCCATTAGTCTTCAACCTGACGGCAAGCTGTATTTCTTCGGACATAATGAGACCAGGGGATTCTTCGGCCAGGTATCCAAAGCAGATGGCAGCACCTTCTGGAAACAAACCCCGACAGCACTGACAGACGTATTTATCAACAGTTTTAAATTCGTTCATGATAAGTTGTATGTCTCCGGTATTCATAAATACTTTGGCAGCGTATTCAGCGCATTCAGCATTGTGGCGGCAGATGCGGCCAGCGGGCAGGTTTTAATTGATAAAACTTACACCGGTAAAGGAGCGTCTCCATATTTTGGGATCAATAGCGTAGATGCAGATGTGTATGGTAACGTATATGCTTCCGGGTATGAAAATGCCAACGATTCCCGTACCGGTTCCTGGGCAGTACTTAAACTGTCGCCCAATGGTAGTTTCATTTATCATAAGCTGGTTGAAAACGGAGAACCCAAAGCCTACGGCGCACAGGGCCTGCTGACAAGGGTTATCAACAACCAGGTGGTACATATCGGAAACCTGAGTATGAACGGCCGTATCCGTACCCTGCTCATCGCTACCGATACATCCGCTACATTCCAGCCACGCCTGCAACAGCTGCCGGTAGCCACTATTCAGTATGGCAGCGCCGTAAAAGTAATCCGGAATTTCTCTGCCAATGCCTATGCGATACTGAAACAAACCGGTAACCACGCCACCCTTGAATACATTAATACCGATAATAAGAACTTCTCCTGGTCCAGAAAAATAGATGGCGGCGCCTATGTCAAAGCAGACAGAATGGCCATAACAGCCGACAAACAAATTGTGATCCTGACGCAGAAACATAAAGCGTCATCTGCCCTGCAGGATTATCGGCAACAACCAGATAGTGCGTATATCACGCAATTTGATTCTATTGGTACAGTTACTAAAGATTACAGTTATTACATCGGTGACAGAAAGGATTTTAAGTCCATTCAGTTGTATACTTCCCCGGATACCAATACCGTAGTGGTATTTTCGCAGGTAGATTTTTATAAGTCGCCTTTGTCCACCCATTTTTTTAATCCGGCGAGAGCCTCAGAAAGAATGGGTGGCGACTGGCAATATATTGCCAGCCCCTGGGTGCCGCTTCCCGGCAACCAGCAAGTGCTGTTTCCGATGTCCAGAGACAGCTCCGGCATGATGCGTACGACCCGGGGATCTGACTATTATCCGGCCAGCAGCTCCTACAGAACCTATGTGTTCAATGAAAACAACCAGGCCGGAATTAAGGCTGTACAATGGCATAAGACCAGTAGCAACTATGCCGCACATAACCTGGCCGTTTGTGATAGCAACAGTATACTTTCTCTTGGGAAAGATGCACAGCAGCGTGCTGTCATTAAACGTTACAACTACCGGAAGCAGGTATTTGAATGGGAAGACATCCAGCCAAAAGGTAGTACAATTGAGCAGGCGCTTGTCAGCGACGGGAAGGTGTATTGGGCAGGTAAAAGAGATCGCTCCCTGATCATCAGAAAACTGGATAGCCAGACAGGTAACGGGATATGGGAAAAAGAGGCCGCAACCACAGGCGCAAACCAATACTATGTACCGCTGGATCAGGCCTATAATCCTATCCGGCAACAGTATGTGGTGACCGGCTATATAGCCGATACCTCCGTGCTGCTGGCTAAGCAAAAACCTTTCTATGTAATCATAGATTCCGCCGGCACCGTTGTGCAAAACTGGACCAGCCCGGCAGATTACCGCCAGTTTAACCAGTTAAACAGCGTTGCCATCACAGCTGCCGGTCAAACCATTATCGGCGGTTCGTTATACAAAGATCCCAACGGGCTCGCCGGCATCCTGATTGAAGCAGATAAACCAATACTGCCGCCAACCGAGCAAGTTGTTACACCATGCGAATCCACCTCATTTACCCTCGATGCAGGCACCGACGGCACCGCCTACCAATGGCAGGCAGATAACGGCAGCGGCTATGTGAATCTCACCAACAATGCTACGGTGAACGGCGTCAATAACCGGATACTGCATATTGTCCGTACGCCGGCATCCTGGAATGGTACCCGCTTCCGTTGCCTGGTCAATAATAACAGCGATATCATATTCCGTTTAGCCGTATCAGTTAGTACGCCGGCAAGCGTGCATATCACAGCCAGCGACACCCTGATTAAAGCCGGCAACCCGGTTACCTTCACCGCTACGCCCTCCAATGCCACCAATTGTACCTATCAATGGATGATAAATAATACGGCTGCCGGAAACGGTCAGCCGGTCTTTACCCTTTCTCCGGATAAAGATATCACCGTACTGGTAAAAATGACGGGAGAGCATACCTGCACGGGTAGTCTTATCGCTGCCAACAGCAACACCATTCGTGTAAGTGTACAACCTGCTGCGGCACCCGACCCGGCCACTCCGGTGGCCTACCCCAACCCGGTAAGCAACACCGTCATGCTGGATCTCCGGCCGGAAGACAAATGGGAATCACTGGAAATAATGGATTTACAAGGCAACCGGCAATTATTACTGCCAGACATCAGTAACCGGCTTAAAGTCAGCATACCCGTACCCACTTTGAATGCGGGTATTTATATCATAAAACTGCAATCCGGAAATGGGTATCACAAATCCAGCCGGTTTATCAAACAATAA
- a CDS encoding DUF6620 family protein: MSENPLLAPIHGITLEDYGAACAKLGSGLTENDIAAALGVELPVWEEANLLWPERMKQDATYHIITLFGQYFGQADQHPKFSGLKAAASTADGGNTAKIKTDKDFYQELEVARQVAYDYGLDGAQWIVDQYGISLGDFQIAASMWSDQIHQDIAADYAGYNERQAAYNAKYKQLFAQAQGGNVADDIQF, translated from the coding sequence ATGTCTGAGAATCCATTATTAGCACCTATTCACGGTATTACTTTAGAAGATTACGGCGCTGCCTGCGCGAAACTGGGCAGCGGTTTAACCGAAAACGATATTGCAGCAGCCCTGGGAGTAGAATTACCCGTTTGGGAAGAAGCGAACCTGCTTTGGCCGGAACGTATGAAACAGGATGCGACCTATCACATCATCACCCTGTTCGGACAGTATTTTGGTCAGGCGGATCAGCATCCGAAGTTCAGTGGTTTAAAGGCGGCGGCATCCACTGCCGATGGTGGCAATACCGCAAAGATCAAAACAGACAAAGACTTTTATCAGGAGCTGGAAGTGGCCCGCCAGGTGGCTTATGATTATGGACTGGATGGCGCGCAGTGGATTGTAGACCAATATGGGATTTCGCTGGGAGACTTTCAGATCGCCGCCTCTATGTGGAGTGATCAGATTCATCAGGATATTGCCGCAGATTATGCCGGGTATAACGAAAGACAAGCAGCTTACAATGCAAAATACAAGCAGCTGTTTGCCCAGGCACAGGGTGGAAATGTGGCGGATGATATTCAGTTTTAA
- a CDS encoding MBL fold metallo-hydrolase yields the protein MHIYKKEPRLKVFPVRVKKDSFVNYSYVILDEDSLQAVVIDPAWEPDKINAVLTAANATLAGILLTHSHFDHVDLVGFFTAAWHCPVWMSAAEINYYRFHCEGLIAFEDGALLSPGGIPVQAWVTPGHTAGSTCFYVGNCLFSGDTLFIEGCGLCWGKGANPYSMFDSLQRIRTNVTKEVLVFPGHSFGLPVGLSFEEVMLNNIYLNFKEKDMFVAYRMRNDQQRLYAFQ from the coding sequence ATGCATATTTATAAAAAAGAGCCACGCCTGAAAGTATTTCCGGTCAGGGTTAAGAAAGATAGCTTTGTCAACTACAGCTATGTGATACTGGATGAAGATAGTTTGCAGGCAGTGGTCATAGATCCTGCCTGGGAACCGGATAAGATCAATGCGGTGCTGACGGCGGCTAATGCAACGCTGGCGGGTATCCTGCTCACTCATTCCCATTTTGATCATGTAGATCTGGTTGGTTTTTTTACAGCTGCCTGGCATTGTCCTGTGTGGATGTCTGCTGCGGAAATCAATTACTACCGGTTTCATTGTGAAGGGCTGATCGCATTTGAAGATGGGGCACTGCTCTCACCGGGAGGGATACCGGTACAGGCATGGGTAACACCCGGACATACAGCCGGCAGTACCTGTTTCTACGTGGGCAATTGCCTGTTTTCCGGTGATACCTTGTTTATCGAAGGTTGTGGTCTGTGCTGGGGGAAAGGAGCTAATCCCTATAGTATGTTTGATAGCTTACAACGGATACGTACCAACGTAACAAAAGAGGTGCTGGTATTTCCGGGGCATTCATTCGGGCTGCCGGTCGGGCTTTCTTTTGAAGAAGTGATGCTGAATAATATTTATCTGAACTTCAAAGAGAAGGATATGTTTGTTGCTTACCGGATGCGGAATGATCAGCAACGGCTGTATGCATTTCAATAG
- a CDS encoding class A beta-lactamase-related serine hydrolase — protein sequence MKWLKTAWWITMLLATHVAFAQESTTSPIFIALQRGDSILFEEGFNKCNLAALEGLLVPDFEFYHDQNGAQNKAEFLKGFKESICSNTNQKPIRKLVQGSLVVYPLKNEGKIYGAIQMGIHDFYIAEPGKALRFTENARFIATWVLDGGSWKIKRELSYNHNKPKRYGVRFDDNYPFPLFDTDAGITWLLKAFKIPSVSIGYINHGKLQQISAFGEQQPGVAIAANSIYKVASLTKPITALVVLKLIEAGKWKLDEPVAHYYVDPALKDNPWLLKLTTRYILSQQSGFPNWRYLRADKKLVFEFEPGTKFQYSGEGFEYLRKAIEKKFKKPLAQLANEWLFSPLKMEDTYYYWTKATDESRYAVESDTMGQPLKYEKYYTANAAANLLTTVADYSKCLVHILDSAGLSPKLYQEFITPQSTVKAGVSWGLGMQVFPDLPGQEFALQHTGGDEGTKCIALLLPKSKRGLIIFINGENGLVIWKKIIEEYLGEAGKEIVRRNLE from the coding sequence ATGAAATGGCTCAAGACTGCCTGGTGGATAACTATGCTGTTGGCAACTCATGTAGCTTTCGCGCAGGAAAGTACAACTTCCCCGATTTTTATTGCACTGCAAAGAGGCGACAGTATTTTGTTTGAAGAAGGTTTTAATAAATGCAATCTGGCTGCTTTGGAAGGACTGCTGGTACCTGATTTTGAATTTTATCATGACCAGAATGGTGCACAGAATAAAGCTGAGTTTTTAAAAGGATTCAAAGAAAGTATTTGTTCAAATACCAACCAAAAACCTATCCGGAAACTGGTGCAAGGGAGCCTGGTGGTATATCCGCTGAAAAATGAAGGGAAGATATATGGGGCTATCCAGATGGGTATCCATGATTTTTATATAGCCGAACCGGGTAAAGCATTAAGGTTTACTGAAAATGCCCGCTTTATTGCTACCTGGGTTTTAGACGGAGGGAGCTGGAAAATAAAACGCGAATTAAGTTATAATCACAATAAGCCCAAAAGGTATGGCGTTCGTTTTGACGACAATTATCCGTTTCCGTTGTTTGATACGGATGCCGGTATAACATGGCTTTTAAAGGCGTTTAAAATACCGTCTGTATCCATTGGGTACATCAACCACGGCAAGCTACAGCAAATCAGCGCTTTTGGAGAGCAACAGCCTGGTGTTGCCATTGCCGCAAACAGTATCTATAAAGTGGCTTCGCTGACCAAACCCATTACCGCCTTAGTGGTACTGAAACTGATTGAAGCAGGAAAATGGAAGCTGGATGAACCGGTGGCGCACTACTACGTGGATCCTGCCTTGAAAGATAATCCGTGGCTATTAAAATTAACAACCAGGTATATTTTAAGCCAACAATCGGGCTTTCCTAACTGGCGATATTTGCGGGCCGACAAAAAACTGGTTTTTGAATTCGAGCCAGGTACAAAATTCCAATATTCAGGGGAGGGGTTTGAATACCTTAGAAAGGCAATTGAAAAAAAATTTAAAAAACCATTGGCGCAACTGGCCAATGAATGGTTGTTTTCACCCTTGAAAATGGAGGATACCTATTATTATTGGACAAAGGCAACCGATGAAAGCCGGTATGCCGTGGAAAGCGATACCATGGGTCAGCCATTGAAATATGAAAAATATTATACGGCAAATGCAGCGGCTAATTTATTGACCACTGTTGCGGACTACAGTAAATGTTTAGTACATATACTGGATAGTGCCGGCCTTTCACCGAAACTGTATCAGGAGTTTATTACACCCCAATCCACGGTGAAAGCAGGTGTTAGTTGGGGATTAGGGATGCAGGTATTTCCTGATTTGCCTGGTCAGGAATTTGCCTTGCAGCATACAGGTGGTGATGAGGGTACAAAATGTATAGCGCTGTTGCTGCCAAAATCAAAAAGAGGGTTGATTATTTTTATTAATGGAGAAAATGGGTTGGTGATCTGGAAAAAAATCATTGAAGAATATTTAGGCGAAGCCGGGAAAGAAATTGTAAGGCGAAATTTAGAATAA
- a CDS encoding SPFH domain-containing protein — protein sequence MILPFIEIIESVTPDPNTLMWKFADADKEIKQGAVLTVRESQHALLLNEGQLADVFPAGRHILKTENIPVLTRLRGWKYGFESPFKADVYFFNTHQFVQLKWGTPAPVLMKDASFGQVRIRAFGTYNLRITDVARFFREYAGTRPHLEIGDLELQLRDFIAPKFAEVLSLANITVTAAAGNITALNEKIHPLIQPCFTDFGLEVTRFTITSITLPEEVLKQYDKVTGMNMVTDMHKFSQYSIANAMDQEGSAIGEGARQGVVMGMISQLAANVSTQNKTVGTEDITERLKKLKQLFDAQLITDAEYAAKKEELLKLL from the coding sequence ATGATATTACCTTTTATAGAGATCATTGAATCGGTTACACCAGATCCGAATACGCTGATGTGGAAGTTCGCCGATGCCGATAAGGAAATCAAGCAGGGAGCGGTGTTGACGGTGAGAGAAAGTCAGCATGCACTTCTGCTGAATGAAGGGCAGCTGGCAGATGTATTCCCGGCCGGGAGGCATATCCTGAAAACGGAAAATATACCTGTACTGACCCGCCTGCGTGGCTGGAAGTATGGTTTTGAAAGCCCTTTCAAAGCAGACGTTTATTTTTTTAATACCCATCAGTTTGTGCAGCTGAAATGGGGGACCCCCGCACCGGTATTGATGAAAGATGCCAGCTTCGGACAGGTACGTATCCGGGCATTTGGTACCTATAATCTCCGTATTACGGATGTAGCCCGGTTCTTCCGGGAATATGCCGGCACCCGGCCCCACCTGGAGATCGGAGATCTGGAACTGCAATTGCGCGATTTCATTGCCCCGAAGTTTGCGGAAGTATTATCGTTGGCCAATATCACCGTAACAGCGGCGGCAGGTAATATCACTGCACTGAATGAAAAAATACATCCCCTGATTCAGCCTTGCTTTACCGACTTCGGATTGGAAGTAACCCGTTTTACCATTACCAGCATTACCCTACCGGAAGAAGTACTGAAACAGTATGATAAGGTAACCGGTATGAATATGGTCACGGATATGCATAAATTTTCCCAATACAGCATTGCCAATGCCATGGATCAGGAAGGTTCCGCCATCGGAGAAGGGGCACGACAAGGCGTGGTAATGGGCATGATCTCCCAGCTGGCAGCGAATGTATCTACCCAAAATAAAACGGTTGGAACGGAAGATATAACGGAACGGCTTAAGAAATTAAAGCAGCTTTTCGATGCACAGCTGATCACTGATGCAGAATATGCTGCGAAAAAAGAAGAACTGCTGAAATTACTTTAA
- a CDS encoding TylF/MycF family methyltransferase, whose amino-acid sequence MYRRYLSSITFIIIRLLEYPFYLLSRLWGSSYQLIIPANTYAPWLRDYRFNKVFRRVKKNSLVNKYQAWELWKAVEQAEKIPGDILEVGVWRGSTSIIMAEKLRENRSLKVIYACDTFEGVVKAGDKYDNYYKGGEHSDTSREMVEGFIKAARIYNVQLLEGVFPDDTAELLIHKSFCLCHIDVDAYASAKSILEWVWPRITVGGTIFFNDYGFPLTQGIAQLVNEQYSLPDRIVLHNLNGNGIIIKIK is encoded by the coding sequence ATGTATAGACGGTATTTAAGTAGCATCACCTTTATCATCATCCGATTGCTGGAATATCCTTTTTACCTGTTGTCCAGGTTATGGGGAAGTTCCTATCAGCTGATCATTCCAGCGAATACCTACGCACCCTGGCTCAGGGATTACCGCTTCAATAAAGTATTCCGGCGGGTGAAGAAAAATTCGCTGGTCAATAAGTACCAGGCCTGGGAGTTATGGAAAGCGGTAGAGCAGGCAGAAAAAATTCCGGGTGATATCCTGGAAGTGGGTGTCTGGCGGGGAAGTACCAGTATTATCATGGCAGAAAAGCTCCGGGAAAACAGATCCTTAAAAGTTATTTATGCCTGCGATACGTTTGAAGGCGTGGTAAAGGCAGGAGATAAGTATGATAATTACTACAAAGGCGGAGAGCATAGCGATACCTCCCGGGAAATGGTAGAGGGGTTTATCAAGGCCGCCAGAATTTATAATGTGCAATTGCTGGAAGGTGTTTTTCCGGACGATACTGCCGAGTTATTAATCCATAAAAGTTTTTGTCTTTGTCACATTGATGTAGATGCTTATGCGTCTGCAAAGTCCATACTGGAGTGGGTATGGCCCCGTATTACTGTTGGTGGTACCATCTTTTTTAATGACTATGGTTTTCCGCTTACCCAGGGCATCGCCCAACTTGTCAACGAACAGTACTCCCTGCCGGACCGTATAGTACTGCATAATCTGAATGGTAATGGTATCATTATTAAGATAAAATGA
- a CDS encoding DUF4870 domain-containing protein produces MNNRTLSMLSYVTLIGWLIAYFSGKEKTDALLIYHLKQSLGLAIVSILLNIVLYAISYLVPAWSLLSLAGWTILIFWILGMINAGNDAQKPVPVFGKAFEHKFSFIG; encoded by the coding sequence ATGAACAACAGAACATTATCGATGCTCTCCTATGTTACCCTGATCGGTTGGTTAATTGCTTATTTCTCCGGAAAAGAAAAAACAGACGCTTTGCTTATTTATCATTTGAAGCAATCTTTGGGCCTGGCGATTGTAAGTATCCTGCTCAATATCGTTTTGTATGCGATCAGTTACCTGGTGCCTGCCTGGTCATTGCTGAGTCTGGCCGGATGGACGATACTCATATTCTGGATACTGGGTATGATCAATGCCGGCAATGATGCGCAAAAGCCGGTACCGGTTTTTGGCAAAGCATTCGAACATAAATTTTCGTTTATTGGTTAG